A stretch of the Asticcacaulis sp. ZE23SCel15 genome encodes the following:
- a CDS encoding peptidylprolyl isomerase, translating into MKSTKVTGLSHTDGTISMARYDVGTASNGFTISVGDMTYMDAGQDDPDGFAAFGKVTKGMDVVKKILNGKITKEKFESGWDGQMLAEPVTILSAKRIDGSKPPAPVTTPD; encoded by the coding sequence ATGAAATCGACCAAGGTGACCGGGCTTAGCCACACCGACGGTACGATTTCGATGGCCCGTTATGATGTCGGCACGGCCTCAAACGGTTTCACAATTTCGGTTGGTGATATGACCTATATGGACGCAGGGCAGGACGACCCGGACGGTTTCGCCGCCTTCGGTAAGGTCACCAAAGGCATGGATGTTGTCAAGAAAATCCTGAACGGCAAGATCACCAAGGAAAAATTCGAAAGCGGCTGGGATGGGCAGATGCTGGCCGAGCCGGTGACGATCCTGTCGGCCAAACGTATTGATGGCTCAAAGCCGCCTGCGCCGGTTACCACGCCGGATTAG
- the groES gene encoding co-chaperone GroES, producing MSFRPLGDRVVVKRVEEEAKTKGGIIIPDTAKEKPQEGEVVSVGPGARNDKGDIVALEVKAGDRVLFGKWGGTEVKIDGEDLLILKESDILGIVTR from the coding sequence ATGAGCTTTCGTCCGCTGGGCGACCGCGTTGTGGTCAAAAGAGTAGAAGAAGAAGCCAAGACCAAGGGTGGGATCATCATCCCCGATACCGCTAAAGAAAAGCCGCAAGAAGGCGAAGTCGTCTCGGTCGGCCCTGGTGCCCGTAACGACAAGGGCGACATCGTTGCTCTGGAAGTCAAGGCTGGCGACCGCGTCCTGTTCGGTAAGTGGGGCGGCACCGAAGTCAAGATCGACGGCGAAGACCTGCTGATCCTGAAAGAATCCGACATTCTGGGCATCGTAACGCGCTAA
- a CDS encoding metallophosphoesterase has product MKIGHISDLHFGAHEDEVRDALLAHLNEAELDLVIASGDITQSATVDEFEQAQAFFSRLTCPLLCIPGNHDLPGMDFARFISPFGRYKRFIAQELNPQFQSALVQVKGINSARMILPHWNWANGSISRTQCRDIKRTFAASTAPWRVVTVHHPAMNSKDFPLDVSLYNVRRFLSAVDEAKVDVVLAGHQHHAYIEPRVMDGHTTLFLNASTGMSHRIRRQPHGFNILNFAPTSVRIDMLRYDKGSFTIFEAMSYSK; this is encoded by the coding sequence ATGAAGATAGGCCATATTTCCGACCTGCATTTCGGCGCTCACGAAGATGAGGTGCGCGATGCGCTGCTGGCGCATCTGAACGAGGCGGAGCTTGATCTGGTCATTGCCAGCGGTGATATCACCCAGTCGGCGACGGTCGATGAGTTTGAGCAGGCCCAAGCCTTCTTTTCGCGCCTGACCTGTCCGCTGTTGTGCATCCCCGGTAATCACGACCTGCCGGGCATGGATTTTGCACGCTTCATCAGCCCGTTTGGACGCTATAAGCGGTTTATCGCTCAGGAACTGAACCCACAGTTTCAGTCGGCGCTGGTGCAGGTTAAGGGCATCAATTCGGCCCGCATGATTTTGCCGCACTGGAACTGGGCCAATGGCTCGATCAGCCGCACCCAATGTCGTGATATCAAACGCACTTTTGCGGCCTCTACTGCGCCGTGGCGGGTGGTCACGGTTCATCATCCGGCCATGAATTCCAAGGACTTTCCACTCGATGTCAGCCTTTATAACGTCAGGCGGTTTTTATCGGCGGTCGATGAGGCTAAGGTCGATGTCGTGCTGGCCGGACATCAGCACCACGCCTATATCGAACCGCGCGTCATGGACGGCCACACAACCCTGTTTCTTAATGCCTCGACCGGCATGTCCCATCGCATCCGCCGGCAGCCGCACGGCTTTAATATCCTGAATTTCGCGCCGACCAGCGTGCGTATCGATATGCTCAGATATGACAAGGGCTCCTTTACGATCTTTGAAGCCATGAGTTATAGTAAGTAG
- a CDS encoding peptidylprolyl isomerase gives MRRHFLLGALGFVGAGLSACFQAPEAPKKPEPKKPAVMPTPPPPPPLPVLPDVTTVALETSKGEIVVELYGKKAPITVANFLRYVNSGKFEGANFWRAMKSYKGGFVQATASGHKFAPIAHEIDQGDRA, from the coding sequence ATGAGACGTCATTTTCTTTTGGGCGCGCTGGGGTTTGTGGGCGCGGGTTTGAGCGCCTGTTTCCAGGCGCCGGAAGCCCCGAAAAAGCCGGAGCCCAAGAAACCTGCGGTCATGCCGACTCCGCCCCCGCCACCCCCGCTGCCGGTTTTACCTGATGTCACGACTGTAGCGCTTGAAACCTCCAAAGGCGAAATCGTCGTTGAGCTTTATGGCAAAAAAGCCCCGATCACGGTCGCCAATTTCCTGCGCTACGTCAATTCCGGTAAGTTCGAGGGCGCTAATTTCTGGCGCGCGATGAAGTCCTATAAGGGCGGCTTTGTACAGGCCACCGCCAGCGGCCACAAATTTGCGCCTATCGCCCATGAAATCGACCAAGGTGACCGGGCTTAG
- a CDS encoding DegT/DnrJ/EryC1/StrS family aminotransferase: protein MKPRLKLDIGFKDLLSVFMPVAVDEASLRLKIAHGFGGDRPLVAGLSVRTLFDAALTTLIPELGAGSIVMSAVNIETMRMIAESHGLDVHAVDIVSETLLPTPQALEQALKDSGARIVVIAQLYGAVSDLKPLAEVCRRHEAVLIEDAAQAFCGDFHRGDPAADLSLFSFGPVKRATALGGAVAVIGAPERAEAMSAILNHWPMRGEGWLRARAVKIVGLKLASWPLIYGLIIRVLEGMGKDPDAIIGRLARGFSVGNILTQIRYRPPRALLRLLARRLGQGHDLRKRRNRAIEVAIGLPKGATLLATEATKNAYWVMPVVCGDPDEVVVRARRQGIDVTRGATSLRAFGSPRQAPAAHNLIRRVVYWPL, encoded by the coding sequence ATGAAGCCCCGCCTGAAACTCGATATCGGTTTTAAAGACCTATTGTCAGTGTTCATGCCGGTGGCCGTGGATGAGGCGTCCCTAAGATTAAAGATTGCCCATGGCTTTGGGGGTGACCGGCCGTTGGTGGCGGGATTGTCGGTGCGCACCCTGTTTGATGCGGCACTAACCACCCTGATCCCCGAACTGGGGGCCGGATCGATTGTCATGAGCGCGGTCAATATCGAAACCATGCGCATGATCGCCGAGAGCCACGGCCTTGATGTCCATGCCGTTGATATCGTCTCCGAAACCCTGTTGCCGACCCCGCAAGCCCTTGAGCAGGCCCTAAAAGACAGTGGGGCGCGCATTGTGGTCATCGCCCAGCTTTATGGCGCGGTATCGGACTTAAAGCCGCTGGCCGAGGTTTGCCGCCGTCATGAGGCCGTGCTGATTGAGGATGCGGCTCAGGCCTTTTGCGGTGATTTCCACCGCGGCGATCCGGCGGCCGATCTCAGTCTGTTTTCGTTCGGCCCGGTTAAGCGGGCCACGGCGCTGGGTGGGGCAGTGGCGGTGATAGGTGCGCCTGAGCGGGCTGAGGCCATGAGCGCGATCCTCAATCACTGGCCCATGCGGGGCGAGGGCTGGCTGCGGGCGCGGGCCGTAAAGATTGTGGGGCTTAAGCTGGCGTCATGGCCACTGATCTACGGCCTGATCATCCGGGTGCTGGAGGGGATGGGTAAGGACCCTGATGCCATCATAGGCCGGCTGGCGCGCGGCTTTTCGGTCGGCAATATCCTGACTCAAATTCGCTACCGCCCACCGCGCGCCTTGCTCAGGCTGCTGGCGCGGCGGCTGGGGCAGGGCCATGATCTGAGAAAACGCCGTAACCGCGCCATAGAGGTGGCGATTGGCCTGCCCAAAGGGGCGACCTTGCTGGCCACAGAGGCCACAAAGAACGCCTACTGGGTCATGCCGGTGGTGTGCGGAGATCCGGATGAAGTGGTGGTGCGCGCCCGGCGTCAGGGCATTGATGTGACGCGCGGTGCAACGTCTCTTAGGGCATTTGGCAGTCCGCGTCAGGCCCCGGCGGCGCATAATCTGATCCGGCGGGTGGTGTACTGGCCTTTATAG
- a CDS encoding Lrp/AsnC family transcriptional regulator, whose product MSDNIDELDARILDLIQEDASLSVAEIAEKVGLSPSPCWRRIKRLEDIGVIKKRVTVLDPEKLGLGFEVYAGIKLSVPSRENLEAFEANLDKWPEVVSCATVTGREDYMLRIMTRDMHAYDDFLRDQLLASDLVSSVESRIIVRSIKTTTAIPLKLVIGNRMTNS is encoded by the coding sequence TTGTCTGATAATATTGACGAGCTGGATGCCAGAATTCTTGATCTCATTCAGGAAGACGCCAGTCTGTCGGTGGCTGAAATCGCTGAAAAGGTCGGGTTGTCACCGTCGCCATGCTGGCGGCGCATCAAGCGGCTGGAAGACATCGGCGTGATCAAAAAGCGCGTCACCGTGCTTGATCCGGAAAAACTGGGGCTGGGGTTTGAGGTCTATGCCGGCATTAAGTTGTCGGTGCCGTCGCGGGAGAACCTTGAGGCGTTTGAAGCTAATCTCGACAAATGGCCGGAAGTGGTGTCATGCGCCACGGTTACCGGCCGCGAAGACTACATGCTGCGGATCATGACGCGCGACATGCATGCCTATGACGACTTCCTGCGCGATCAGTTGCTTGCCTCCGATTTGGTGTCTTCGGTTGAAAGCCGTATCATTGTCAGGTCCATTAAAACCACTACGGCGATACCGCTTAAATTGGTGATCGGTAACCGTATGACGAATTCGTAA
- a CDS encoding helix-turn-helix domain-containing protein produces MGRSADYSSQNCAVAAALDVVGDPWTLLIIRDAFRGISRFDQFQEKLGLARNVLASRLKMLVAEELLSARVYNERPRRYEYILTAKGADLALTITGLYVWGKKYVYGEHKSRVEIFHKTCGHPLVEPICHCAHCGEAMERKDLVFDRDEEAITIGELKALKGKVD; encoded by the coding sequence ATGGGCCGGTCTGCGGACTATTCATCACAAAATTGCGCCGTGGCGGCAGCACTGGACGTCGTCGGCGATCCGTGGACTCTGCTGATCATCCGCGATGCCTTTCGCGGGATTTCCCGCTTTGATCAATTTCAGGAAAAACTGGGGCTGGCGCGCAATGTTCTGGCGTCGCGGCTTAAGATGCTGGTGGCCGAAGAACTGTTGTCGGCGCGGGTCTATAATGAACGACCCCGCCGTTATGAGTATATCCTGACTGCCAAGGGGGCTGATCTGGCCCTGACCATCACCGGGCTCTATGTCTGGGGCAAGAAATATGTCTACGGTGAGCATAAATCGCGGGTCGAGATATTCCACAAAACCTGCGGCCATCCGCTGGTTGAGCCGATCTGCCACTGCGCCCATTGCGGTGAGGCGATGGAGCGCAAGGATCTGGTGTTTGATCGTGACGAAGAGGCGATCACCATCGGCGAACTCAAGGCCCTCAAGGGCAAGGTTGATTAG
- a CDS encoding PhoX family phosphatase, with the protein MSDIKLTGRHDDGDFQLNTSNNPSLSDVIEQRNSRRQILGGMASVAALFGLSACGSDNDDKAPLAVVSAGGAGATTSGRMVTLTGTASGSSSVAWSQVSGPAVTLTGADTATATFMAPSVTAATPLVFSFTGKNAAGFPSSANATVTVSPAVLGFTAVAKNKNDIVTVPEGYTVSVLYRLGDPILAGVAAYANNGTDTNFAGRAGDHHDGMAYFGLAATGATRDDNSSTRGLLVMNHENITAPYLHVNGVTAGATRLESEAIKEIECHGVAVVEVTRAATGGWSYVQGGALNRRVTPLTPMVFNGPVRGDDQIKTVYSANGTAGRGTINNCANGVNAWGTYLTCEENWAGYFRRAAGDNANRTAKQVVAFNRYGVTQGAAGANNWATVTAANAADQANFSKWNVTVDTSKAADGTGDYRNEANQYGWVVEIDPYNASSTPRKRTALGRMGHEGAWPANFVAGRKPVFYMGDDSRGEYFYKFVSNTPWNAADANATDRLAVGDKYLDNGTLYVARFDATGQGVWLPLVFGTGVLTAANPTYAFANQADVLINTRLAADVVGATKMDRPEWAAVNPANGEVYLTLTNNNAATRPLNGTNAANPRHYNDPVGAANNFGNPNGHVVRLKEAANNPESTTFQWDIYLFGAGADLDATNINISGLDASNDFSSPDGLWFSRPSNAGGLVNPLLWIQTDDGAYTDVTNCMMLAAMPGTVGDGAARTITNTGTGGATATQTTFVGRAPGMQLRRFLVGPKECEITGINSTPDGRTLFVNIQHPGELGSPATPSSNWPYSQSGTAAGRPRSATVVITKNDGGVVAL; encoded by the coding sequence GTGTCCGATATCAAACTTACCGGCCGTCATGATGACGGCGATTTTCAGTTAAATACATCGAACAACCCAAGCCTGAGCGATGTTATCGAACAGCGTAACTCCCGCCGCCAGATTCTGGGCGGTATGGCCTCAGTTGCCGCCCTGTTTGGCCTGAGCGCCTGCGGCAGCGACAATGACGACAAGGCCCCTCTGGCCGTCGTATCGGCGGGTGGCGCAGGCGCCACCACTTCCGGCCGCATGGTCACCCTGACCGGCACAGCATCCGGCTCCTCCAGCGTTGCATGGTCTCAAGTGTCGGGTCCTGCGGTTACGCTCACCGGCGCTGATACCGCGACCGCCACCTTCATGGCCCCCAGCGTCACTGCAGCCACCCCGCTGGTGTTCAGCTTTACCGGCAAGAACGCAGCAGGCTTCCCGTCTTCGGCCAACGCGACCGTAACCGTCAGCCCCGCCGTCCTCGGCTTCACCGCCGTGGCCAAGAACAAGAACGATATCGTCACCGTCCCCGAAGGCTATACGGTGTCCGTGCTTTATCGTCTGGGTGACCCGATCCTTGCCGGCGTCGCCGCCTATGCCAATAACGGCACTGACACCAATTTTGCCGGTCGCGCCGGCGATCACCACGACGGCATGGCTTACTTCGGTCTGGCCGCTACGGGTGCGACCCGCGATGACAACAGCTCGACCCGCGGGCTTTTGGTCATGAACCATGAAAACATCACCGCACCGTACCTGCATGTGAACGGCGTCACTGCCGGGGCGACGCGCTTAGAATCCGAAGCCATCAAAGAAATCGAATGTCACGGTGTCGCTGTGGTCGAAGTGACCCGTGCGGCGACGGGCGGCTGGAGCTATGTTCAGGGTGGCGCGCTCAACCGCCGTGTTACACCGCTGACGCCGATGGTGTTCAATGGCCCGGTGCGCGGCGACGATCAGATCAAGACCGTCTATTCGGCAAACGGCACGGCCGGTCGCGGCACGATCAACAACTGCGCCAACGGCGTCAATGCCTGGGGCACCTATCTGACCTGCGAAGAAAACTGGGCCGGTTACTTCCGCCGCGCCGCTGGTGACAACGCCAACCGCACCGCCAAGCAGGTTGTGGCCTTTAACCGTTACGGCGTGACGCAAGGCGCTGCCGGGGCCAATAACTGGGCCACCGTCACCGCCGCCAATGCCGCCGATCAGGCCAATTTCTCAAAGTGGAATGTCACGGTCGATACCTCCAAGGCGGCTGACGGCACCGGCGACTACCGTAATGAAGCCAACCAGTACGGCTGGGTGGTTGAAATTGATCCGTATAATGCCAGTTCCACCCCGCGCAAGCGCACCGCCCTAGGCCGTATGGGCCACGAAGGTGCGTGGCCTGCCAACTTCGTCGCCGGTCGCAAGCCGGTCTTCTACATGGGCGACGATTCGCGCGGCGAATATTTCTATAAGTTCGTATCAAACACCCCTTGGAACGCTGCCGATGCCAACGCCACCGATCGTTTGGCCGTCGGTGACAAATACCTCGATAACGGCACACTCTATGTCGCCCGCTTCGATGCCACGGGTCAGGGCGTATGGCTGCCGCTGGTCTTCGGCACAGGTGTACTGACCGCCGCCAACCCGACCTATGCCTTCGCCAATCAGGCCGATGTGCTGATCAACACCCGTCTGGCCGCCGATGTCGTCGGCGCCACCAAGATGGACCGTCCGGAATGGGCCGCCGTAAACCCCGCCAATGGCGAGGTTTACCTGACCCTGACCAACAACAATGCCGCCACCCGTCCGCTGAATGGCACCAATGCCGCCAACCCGCGTCACTATAATGATCCGGTCGGGGCTGCCAACAACTTCGGCAATCCGAACGGCCATGTGGTCCGCCTCAAAGAAGCCGCCAATAACCCGGAATCGACTACCTTCCAGTGGGATATCTACCTGTTCGGAGCCGGCGCCGATCTGGACGCCACCAACATCAATATCTCCGGTCTTGATGCCAGCAACGATTTCTCCAGCCCCGACGGACTGTGGTTCTCGCGCCCATCCAATGCCGGCGGCCTGGTTAATCCGCTGCTGTGGATTCAAACCGATGACGGTGCCTATACGGACGTGACCAACTGCATGATGCTGGCGGCCATGCCGGGCACGGTCGGCGATGGGGCTGCGCGCACCATCACCAATACCGGCACCGGCGGGGCTACGGCCACGCAGACAACCTTTGTCGGCAGAGCACCAGGCATGCAGCTTCGCCGCTTCCTGGTCGGGCCAAAGGAATGTGAAATCACCGGCATTAACTCGACGCCGGACGGTCGCACGCTGTTTGTTAACATCCAGCATCCGGGCGAGTTGGGTTCACCGGCCACACCGTCCTCCAACTGGCCCTATAGCCAGTCGGGCACGGCGGCAGGTCGTCCGCGCTCAGCCACGGTTGTCATCACCAAGAACGACGGCGGTGTTGTCGCTCTGTAA
- a CDS encoding glycosyltransferase has translation MRILNLMLAKGRGGLETMAVRYHQALLAAGHEVMSLGHPKGELAHLRAPFAPIVSHFSHDPLAALAVRRHVSRFQPDLILCHGNRAIATAVHPFSGGAGKTVAVVHNFRFKRDIARARAALTVSRAVRDALHNAHPALKIFDMPNFAPLAARPVKSAPKGMPVIGALGRLHVNKGFDILLEAVAELVRGGREGRLRIAGDGPEKVALEAQTTALGLNDRVEFCGWVDSPADYLSGLDLFVLSSRVEPFGLVVTEAMAAGVPVIAFDIDGPREILQPTGSAPLGVLCAAQDAGDLAQAINAAIDDWPATLARAEAARMAALETYGQDAGAARLSQILSSL, from the coding sequence ATGCGCATACTTAATCTCATGCTGGCCAAGGGCCGTGGCGGCCTGGAGACCATGGCCGTGCGCTACCATCAGGCCCTGCTGGCTGCCGGTCATGAGGTCATGAGCCTTGGCCATCCAAAGGGCGAACTGGCGCACCTGAGGGCCCCCTTTGCGCCCATTGTCTCGCATTTCAGCCATGACCCGCTGGCCGCCCTTGCCGTGCGTCGTCACGTCTCGCGGTTTCAACCTGACCTGATCCTGTGTCATGGCAACCGCGCCATCGCCACCGCCGTTCACCCCTTTAGCGGTGGGGCCGGTAAGACGGTGGCGGTGGTCCATAATTTTCGCTTCAAACGCGATATCGCCAGGGCCCGCGCCGCCCTGACCGTCAGCCGCGCCGTGCGTGACGCCCTGCACAACGCGCACCCGGCGCTTAAGATTTTCGACATGCCCAACTTCGCACCGCTGGCGGCCCGTCCGGTCAAATCCGCCCCGAAAGGCATGCCGGTCATCGGCGCGCTGGGGCGGCTACATGTCAATAAGGGCTTTGATATCCTGCTTGAGGCTGTGGCTGAGTTGGTGCGCGGCGGACGTGAGGGGCGGCTGCGTATTGCCGGAGACGGGCCGGAAAAAGTCGCGCTTGAAGCCCAAACCACCGCCCTTGGCCTTAATGATCGAGTTGAATTTTGCGGCTGGGTGGATAGCCCTGCCGATTATCTGTCGGGGCTTGATCTGTTTGTCCTGTCATCAAGGGTCGAACCCTTCGGCCTTGTGGTGACCGAAGCTATGGCCGCAGGCGTGCCCGTCATTGCGTTCGATATCGACGGCCCGCGTGAGATTTTGCAGCCCACAGGTTCTGCCCCGCTTGGCGTGCTGTGCGCAGCGCAGGATGCGGGCGATCTGGCTCAGGCCATAAATGCCGCGATTGATGACTGGCCCGCCACCCTTGCCCGCGCTGAAGCGGCGCGCATGGCGGCGCTTGAAACCTATGGTCAGGACGCGGGGGCGGCACGTCTTTCACAGATATTATCGTCGCTTTGA
- a CDS encoding TraB/GumN family protein yields the protein MTPYSGHGFGDYIVAMTKALLIAAALMALPLTAPAQETVSAPEFAKDGAEWITEVTVTANLPGPAMWRVKKGNSEVYILGAMPVMVKRIPWDDARIRRVLKQSNVLLTAPEAEIGLIGLTRLQMNKRLPLGKKLDEVLPADVSKRFYALADAHGLDRDKYKKASPLWAAAALRADIYEKAQIATLDPEKTLKRFAKEDRLKTRPTGSYSAAKIISRVGAFSKAQEMSCVRATLDEIEFSTKNARAATEAWGRGDLKTVQRLSPDSALLACLEGAPSTSAMLGRTIDQTVGSINKALETPGKSVIVLPLSALLSQGGALQKLKLQGLEITEPAL from the coding sequence GTGACGCCCTATTCCGGTCACGGTTTTGGCGACTATATTGTTGCCATGACCAAAGCCCTGCTTATCGCCGCTGCCCTTATGGCGCTACCACTTACTGCCCCGGCGCAGGAAACCGTATCAGCGCCGGAATTTGCCAAAGACGGCGCCGAATGGATCACCGAAGTCACCGTGACCGCCAATCTGCCGGGACCGGCGATGTGGCGGGTCAAAAAAGGCAACTCAGAAGTCTATATTCTTGGGGCTATGCCGGTAATGGTTAAGCGCATCCCGTGGGATGATGCCCGCATCCGCCGGGTGCTGAAGCAGTCCAACGTCCTGCTGACTGCCCCCGAAGCCGAGATCGGGCTTATCGGATTGACCAGACTTCAGATGAACAAGCGCCTGCCGCTGGGGAAAAAGCTGGACGAAGTTCTGCCGGCTGATGTGTCGAAGCGGTTCTATGCGCTGGCGGATGCTCATGGTCTTGATCGCGACAAGTATAAGAAGGCCTCGCCGTTGTGGGCGGCGGCGGCCCTGCGCGCGGACATCTATGAAAAAGCCCAGATCGCCACCCTTGATCCTGAGAAAACCCTGAAACGGTTCGCCAAAGAAGACCGGCTCAAAACCCGTCCGACGGGTTCCTATAGTGCCGCGAAGATCATCTCGCGCGTCGGGGCGTTTTCCAAGGCTCAGGAAATGTCATGTGTGCGCGCCACGCTGGATGAGATCGAATTTTCCACGAAAAATGCCCGCGCGGCGACTGAGGCGTGGGGACGCGGCGACCTGAAAACCGTGCAGCGCTTATCGCCGGACTCGGCCCTTTTGGCCTGTCTTGAAGGCGCGCCCTCGACCTCGGCCATGCTGGGGCGCACCATAGATCAGACCGTGGGATCGATCAATAAGGCCCTTGAGACACCCGGAAAATCGGTCATCGTCCTGCCGCTTAGCGCGCTTCTCAGTCAGGGCGGCGCCTTGCAAAAACTAAAATTGCAGGGTCTGGAAATCACCGAACCCGCGCTTTAA
- a CDS encoding helix-turn-helix transcriptional regulator, translated as MPVRVTLDVMLARRKMRAKDLAAQVGISETQMSLLRTGKVKGMRFDTLSKICLLLGCQPGDILEYDARESDLTTGIE; from the coding sequence ATGCCCGTCCGTGTAACGCTTGATGTCATGCTGGCACGCCGAAAGATGCGCGCCAAGGATCTGGCCGCGCAGGTCGGCATATCGGAAACTCAGATGTCTTTACTGCGCACAGGTAAGGTCAAGGGTATGCGGTTTGATACCCTGTCGAAGATTTGCCTGCTGCTGGGATGTCAGCCCGGCGACATACTGGAATATGATGCCCGTGAAAGTGATTTAACCACCGGCATAGAGTGA
- the groL gene encoding chaperonin GroEL (60 kDa chaperone family; promotes refolding of misfolded polypeptides especially under stressful conditions; forms two stacked rings of heptamers to form a barrel-shaped 14mer; ends can be capped by GroES; misfolded proteins enter the barrel where they are refolded when GroES binds), which produces MAAKDVLFASDARDKILRGVNILANAVKVTLGPKGRNVILEKSFGAPRSTKDGVSVAKEIELADRFENLGAQLIREVASKTNDKAGDGTTTATVLAQAIAVEGLKSVASGRNPMDLKRGIDKAVIIAVAQIKASSKKVTTNAEIAQVGTISANGDKEVGEMIAKAMEKVGNEGVITVEEAKTAETELDVVEGMQFDRGYLSPYFITNPDKMEAVLEDPYILIFDKKISSLQPILPVLEAVVQSGKPLLIVAEDVEGEALATLVVNRLRGGLRVAAVKAPGFGDRRKAMLEDIAILTAGQVISEDIGIKLESVTLDMLGRAKKVTITKDNTTIVDGAGEKSEIEGRVAQIKTQIEETTSDYDKEKLQERLAKLAGGVAVIRVGGSTEVEVKEKKDRVDDALNATRAAVDEGIVPGGGTALLKASLALTDLKGDNDDQTAGINIVRRALQAPIRQIVENAGVEGSIVVGKVLDNASPTFGFNAQTEQYVDLVADGVIDPAKVVRTALQDAASVSGLLITTEAAVVEFPKKESAAPQMGGGGMGGMGGMDF; this is translated from the coding sequence ATGGCTGCTAAAGACGTATTATTTGCTTCCGACGCGCGCGATAAGATTTTGCGCGGCGTCAACATTCTCGCCAACGCTGTGAAGGTAACGCTGGGCCCCAAGGGTCGTAACGTGATCCTCGAAAAGTCTTTTGGCGCTCCGCGTTCGACCAAGGACGGCGTTTCGGTCGCCAAGGAAATCGAACTGGCTGACCGTTTTGAGAACCTCGGTGCTCAGTTGATCCGCGAAGTCGCGTCCAAGACCAACGACAAGGCCGGTGACGGCACCACGACCGCTACCGTTCTGGCCCAGGCCATTGCCGTCGAAGGCCTGAAATCCGTCGCTTCGGGCCGTAACCCGATGGACCTGAAGCGCGGCATCGATAAAGCCGTCATCATCGCCGTCGCCCAGATCAAGGCATCGTCGAAGAAGGTCACGACCAACGCTGAGATCGCCCAAGTCGGCACCATTTCGGCTAACGGCGACAAAGAAGTCGGCGAAATGATCGCTAAGGCGATGGAAAAAGTCGGCAACGAAGGCGTCATCACCGTTGAAGAAGCCAAGACCGCCGAGACCGAACTGGATGTCGTCGAAGGCATGCAGTTTGACCGCGGCTACCTGTCGCCTTACTTCATCACCAACCCTGACAAGATGGAAGCGGTCCTCGAAGACCCTTACATCCTGATCTTTGACAAGAAGATTTCGTCGCTGCAACCGATCCTGCCGGTCCTCGAAGCTGTTGTCCAATCGGGCAAGCCTTTGCTGATCGTTGCTGAAGACGTTGAAGGCGAAGCCTTGGCGACCCTGGTGGTTAACCGTCTGCGTGGCGGCCTGCGCGTAGCAGCCGTTAAGGCCCCTGGCTTCGGCGATCGCCGTAAAGCCATGCTGGAAGACATCGCCATCCTGACCGCCGGTCAGGTGATCTCTGAAGACATTGGTATCAAGCTGGAGTCGGTCACGCTCGACATGCTCGGCCGCGCCAAGAAGGTCACGATCACCAAGGACAACACCACCATAGTTGATGGCGCCGGTGAAAAGTCCGAGATCGAAGGCCGCGTCGCTCAGATCAAGACCCAGATCGAAGAAACCACCTCTGACTACGACAAGGAAAAGCTGCAAGAGCGTCTGGCCAAGCTGGCCGGTGGCGTTGCCGTGATCCGCGTTGGCGGTTCGACCGAAGTCGAAGTTAAGGAAAAGAAGGACCGCGTCGACGACGCCCTGAACGCAACCCGCGCGGCTGTGGACGAAGGCATCGTCCCCGGTGGTGGTACGGCGCTGCTGAAGGCATCGCTGGCCCTGACCGACCTTAAGGGTGACAATGACGACCAAACCGCCGGCATCAACATCGTCCGTCGCGCCCTGCAGGCCCCGATCCGTCAGATCGTGGAAAATGCTGGTGTCGAAGGCTCGATCGTTGTCGGTAAGGTGCTGGACAATGCTTCGCCAACCTTCGGCTTCAACGCTCAGACCGAGCAGTATGTCGACCTCGTCGCTGACGGCGTGATCGACCCGGCTAAGGTTGTGCGTACAGCTCTGCAAGACGCGGCCTCTGTGTCCGGCCTGCTGATCACCACCGAAGCGGCTGTGGTCGAGTTCCCTAAGAAGGAATCGGCAGCGCCTCAAATGGGCGGCGGCGGCATGGGCGGCATGGGTGGTATGGATTTCTAA